From the Syntrophobacterales bacterium genome, one window contains:
- a CDS encoding HU family DNA-binding protein, producing the protein MTKTELIANVASNSGIKKSVAEKVLNALLDNISEALKERDGKITLTGFGTFSVVERAARIGRNPRTGKEIEIPACKVPKFKPGNKLKEAIG; encoded by the coding sequence ATGACAAAAACTGAGCTCATCGCTAATGTAGCAAGTAATTCAGGGATAAAGAAGTCTGTTGCAGAGAAAGTGCTGAACGCACTTCTCGATAACATCTCGGAAGCGCTTAAAGAGAGAGACGGCAAGATCACATTGACCGGCTTCGGCACGTTTTCTGTTGTAGAAAGAGCTGCGCGGATAGGAAGAAACCCGAGGACAGGAAAGGAGATCGAGATACCTGCATGCAAGGTTCCGAAGTTCAAACCAGGCAACAAGTTAAAAGAAGCAATCGGTTAA